A stretch of the Flavobacterium sp. 5 genome encodes the following:
- a CDS encoding arylsulfatase yields MKNFKFNSKLKTPQRGLLLTALLVAQFGIAQNKPDADFKGVIGKTLADSKEYWPEPVKAPTGAPNVVWILLDDVGFGASSAFGGLIETPTFDALANNGLRYTNFHTTAICAPTRAALLTGRNSGRVHVSGFSHTILSAGFPGWDGRIPSDKGTIAEILRDNGYNTFAVGKYGVTPDEDATDAGPFDRWPTGKGFDHFYGFLGSQTDQYNPDLVEDQAHIKPDGRHLNELITDKAISYIQRQQKSAPGKPFFLYYAPGAAHAPHQVEASWSDAYKGKFDEGWDVYREKVLASQKKLGVIPANAVLPERNPIITEWKKLTPDQKKVYARFMEVYAGYLTYTDHEIGRVVNYLKESNQLDNTLIFVAIGDNGASKEGTTQGTISQNIFAQGTSDEKNLESNLANIGEIGTAKGLNTNYPLGWAQATNSPFKNWKQDAQSEGGTRNPLIIFYPKGIKEKGGIRNQYSHVTDILPTTLEIAGIKAPENIKGIKQDIIQGSSLYTSLNNAKAESLHKIQYYYIFGNRAIYKDGWKAGAAHPDPFTLLKAAGKNQAPTPSNFDNDVWELYNLNEDFNERNNLAAKYPEKLAELKKLFDEQAKENNVYPLIDWQDVLARRIHNPSGDKNQNLQELIKQATKGAGNSH; encoded by the coding sequence ATGAAAAATTTTAAATTCAACTCAAAACTCAAAACTCCTCAAAGGGGACTTTTGCTTACAGCTTTACTTGTTGCTCAATTTGGTATCGCCCAAAACAAACCAGATGCCGATTTCAAAGGAGTTATTGGTAAAACGCTAGCTGATTCTAAAGAATATTGGCCTGAGCCAGTAAAAGCTCCAACAGGAGCACCTAACGTGGTATGGATTCTACTTGATGACGTAGGATTTGGAGCATCTAGTGCTTTTGGAGGTTTAATAGAAACACCCACTTTTGATGCTTTAGCAAATAACGGTTTACGCTACACTAATTTCCATACTACAGCAATTTGCGCACCAACTCGTGCAGCATTATTGACAGGCCGAAATTCAGGAAGAGTGCATGTTAGTGGATTTTCACATACTATTCTTTCGGCAGGTTTCCCGGGTTGGGATGGAAGAATTCCATCGGATAAAGGAACGATTGCTGAGATCTTAAGAGATAATGGATACAATACTTTTGCAGTAGGTAAATATGGTGTAACTCCTGATGAAGATGCTACTGATGCAGGACCGTTTGACAGATGGCCAACAGGTAAAGGATTTGATCATTTTTATGGTTTCTTAGGATCACAAACCGATCAGTACAATCCTGATTTGGTAGAAGATCAGGCGCATATAAAACCTGACGGGCGCCATCTAAATGAATTGATTACTGATAAAGCTATTAGTTACATTCAAAGACAACAAAAATCAGCTCCGGGTAAACCATTCTTTTTATACTATGCACCAGGAGCCGCTCATGCACCGCACCAAGTAGAAGCGTCTTGGAGTGATGCTTATAAAGGAAAATTTGATGAAGGTTGGGATGTATACCGCGAAAAAGTATTGGCAAGTCAAAAGAAATTGGGTGTAATTCCTGCTAATGCGGTATTACCTGAACGTAATCCGATTATCACGGAATGGAAAAAGCTAACTCCGGATCAAAAGAAAGTCTATGCAAGATTCATGGAAGTGTATGCTGGATATCTTACGTATACGGATCACGAAATTGGAAGAGTTGTTAATTATTTAAAAGAAAGCAATCAATTGGATAACACTTTGATTTTTGTTGCAATTGGTGATAATGGAGCAAGTAAAGAAGGTACCACACAAGGAACAATTAGCCAAAATATTTTTGCTCAAGGAACATCTGATGAAAAAAATCTTGAGTCAAATTTGGCGAATATCGGAGAAATTGGAACAGCTAAAGGTTTAAATACAAATTATCCTTTAGGATGGGCGCAAGCTACTAATTCACCATTTAAAAATTGGAAGCAAGATGCACAATCAGAAGGAGGAACTCGTAATCCTTTGATCATTTTTTATCCAAAAGGTATTAAAGAAAAAGGTGGAATCAGAAATCAATATAGCCACGTAACGGATATTCTTCCAACGACTCTTGAAATTGCGGGTATCAAAGCTCCTGAAAACATTAAAGGAATTAAACAGGATATTATTCAAGGTTCGTCTTTATATACTTCTTTAAACAATGCTAAAGCTGAATCATTACACAAAATACAATACTATTACATTTTCGGAAATAGAGCTATTTACAAAGATGGTTGGAAAGCAGGTGCTGCACATCCAGATCCATTTACGTTGCTAAAAGCTGCAGGTAAAAACCAAGCTCCAACACCAAGTAATTTTGATAATGATGTTTGGGAATTGTACAACTTGAATGAAGACTTTAATGAGCGTAATAACTTGGCAGCTAAGTATCCTGAAAAATTAGCCGAACTTAAAAAATTGTTTGATGAGCAAGCCAAAGAGAATAATGTGTATCCATTAATCGATTGGCAAGATGTATTAGCTAGAAGAATTCATAATCCTAGTGGAGATAAAAACCAAAACCTTCAAGAATTGATTAAACAAGCAACAAAAGGAGCTGGAAATTCTCATTAA
- a CDS encoding DUF1214 domain-containing protein, with protein sequence MALNKKIQHRIILSLLVIVAILGGIGTAFYSISTWKNSSQESIGNWKTIGKDKDVNNDDLLSIAQIAVYATYPLTKKEVIYLNTNTDSDGNPIDSKSDYVINGKKLDARYWSITAYDQDGFLIKNPIEKYSYNFEDVKYEKDSTSYKINLSSSKKEKNWLPITGTQKVSLVIRLYQPSDNLRNNLKVESLPFIKKIK encoded by the coding sequence ATGGCTTTAAATAAAAAAATACAACACCGTATCATCTTGTCTCTATTAGTAATTGTAGCGATATTAGGGGGGATTGGAACAGCTTTTTACAGTATTAGTACTTGGAAAAATAGTTCACAGGAAAGTATAGGGAACTGGAAAACTATAGGCAAAGATAAAGATGTAAACAATGACGATTTATTGTCAATTGCACAAATAGCAGTTTATGCTACTTATCCTTTGACAAAAAAGGAAGTGATTTATCTCAATACAAATACCGATAGTGATGGTAACCCCATTGATTCAAAATCGGATTACGTTATAAACGGAAAAAAATTAGATGCTAGATATTGGAGTATTACAGCTTATGATCAGGATGGTTTTTTGATAAAAAATCCAATTGAAAAGTATAGCTATAATTTTGAAGATGTAAAGTATGAAAAAGACAGTACTTCTTATAAAATTAACTTATCAAGTTCTAAAAAAGAGAAAAATTGGCTCCCAATAACTGGAACTCAAAAAGTGTCTTTGGTAATACGATTGTATCAGCCATCAGATAACCTCAGAAACAATTTGAAGGTAGAAAGTCTTCCGTTTATTAAAAAAATAAAATAG
- a CDS encoding DUF1254 domain-containing protein produces the protein MSTTKNKIRIGAYGVGAILLAVVFYYLTIWFTPYYVQNKVASKVSASVNTLRFAEKPTPENNRVVPLPNPDFLYSSINYDIKDSVLKISGKVPDSTYWSIATYQANTTNFFVANDDQVDGNFEYYLANEGTNSALLKDIPKEKIIYSPTKTGLVLFRYLVSKSYSFKTLVDLQHSVKVEKLAE, from the coding sequence ATGTCAACAACAAAAAATAAAATTAGAATAGGTGCCTACGGGGTAGGAGCTATCCTGTTAGCTGTAGTTTTTTACTATCTTACGATTTGGTTTACGCCTTATTATGTACAAAACAAAGTTGCTTCAAAAGTAAGTGCGAGCGTTAATACTTTACGATTTGCAGAAAAACCAACTCCTGAAAATAATAGGGTTGTTCCTTTGCCTAATCCAGATTTTTTATATTCTTCTATCAATTACGATATTAAAGATAGTGTCTTAAAAATTTCTGGAAAAGTTCCTGATTCTACATATTGGTCTATTGCCACTTATCAAGCCAATACGACTAATTTTTTTGTTGCAAATGATGATCAGGTCGATGGTAATTTTGAATATTATTTGGCTAATGAGGGAACTAATTCTGCTTTATTGAAAGATATTCCAAAAGAGAAAATAATTTATAGTCCTACTAAAACTGGACTAGTATTGTTTCGCTATTTAGTATCAAAATCATATTCCTTTAAAACTCTTGTTGATTTACAACACAGTGTTAAAGTAGAAAAACTAGCTGAATAA